Proteins co-encoded in one Camelus bactrianus isolate YW-2024 breed Bactrian camel chromosome 6, ASM4877302v1, whole genome shotgun sequence genomic window:
- the NUDT14 gene encoding uridine diphosphate glucose pyrophosphatase NUDT14 isoform X1 encodes MEHIEGAAVGRCAASPYLQPLTLHYRQNGTQKSWDFMKTHDSVTILMFNSSRRSLVLVKQFRPAVYAGEVERLFPGSLAAVDQDGPQELQVALPGSAGVTYELCAGLVDQPGLSLEEVACKEAWEECGYQLTPSDLRRVATYKSGVGLTGSSQTMFYAEVTDAQQGGPGGGLAEEGELIEVVHLPLDGARAFADSPDVPKTLGVIFGISWFLSCVAPGLGPQ; translated from the exons ATGGAGCACATCGAGGGggcggccgtgggccgctgcgcAGCCTCGCCCTACCTGCAGCCGCTCACGCTGCACTACCGCCAG AATGGCACCCAGAAGTCATGGGACTTCATGAAGACCCACGACAG TGTGACCATTCTCATGTTCAACTCTTCTCGGAGGAGCCTGGTGTTGGTGAAACAGTTCCGACCAG CTGTGTATGCCGGTGAGGTGGAGCGCCTCTTCCCGGGGTCCCTGGCTGCCGTGGACCAGGACGGGCCCCAGGAGCTGCAGGTGGCACTGCCTGGCTCGGCAGGGGTGACGTACGAGCTGTGTGCCGGCCTCGTGGACCAACCTGGGCTCTCGCTGGAGGAAGTGGCCTGCAAGGAAGCTTGGGAGGAGTGCGGCTACCAGCTGACCCCCTCTGACCTGCGCCGGGTTGCTACGTACAA GTCTGGCGTGGGACTGACCGGCTCCAGCCAGACCATGTTCTATGCAGAGGTGACAGATGCCCAGCAGGGTGGCCCGGGCGGGGGCCTGGCCGAGGAGGGTGAGCTCATTGAGGTTGTGCACCTGCCCCTGGACGGCGCCCGGGCCTTTGCGGACAGCCCAGATGTTCCCAAGACCCTTGGTGTCATCTTTGGTATCTCGTGGTTTCTTAGCTGCGTGGCCCCTGGCCTGGGTCCCCAGTGA
- the NUDT14 gene encoding uridine diphosphate glucose pyrophosphatase NUDT14 isoform X3 — MEHIEGAAVGRCAASPYLQPLTLHYRQNGTQKSWDFMKTHDSVTILMFNSSRRSLVLVKQFRPAVYAGEVERLFPGSLAAVDQDGPQELQVALPGSAGVTYELCAGLVDQPGLSLEEVACKEAWEECGYQLTPSDLRRVATYKKSSPD, encoded by the exons ATGGAGCACATCGAGGGggcggccgtgggccgctgcgcAGCCTCGCCCTACCTGCAGCCGCTCACGCTGCACTACCGCCAG AATGGCACCCAGAAGTCATGGGACTTCATGAAGACCCACGACAG TGTGACCATTCTCATGTTCAACTCTTCTCGGAGGAGCCTGGTGTTGGTGAAACAGTTCCGACCAG CTGTGTATGCCGGTGAGGTGGAGCGCCTCTTCCCGGGGTCCCTGGCTGCCGTGGACCAGGACGGGCCCCAGGAGCTGCAGGTGGCACTGCCTGGCTCGGCAGGGGTGACGTACGAGCTGTGTGCCGGCCTCGTGGACCAACCTGGGCTCTCGCTGGAGGAAGTGGCCTGCAAGGAAGCTTGGGAGGAGTGCGGCTACCAGCTGACCCCCTCTGACCTGCGCCGGGTTGCTACGTACAA GAAGAgctcacctgattag
- the NUDT14 gene encoding uridine diphosphate glucose pyrophosphatase NUDT14 isoform X2 — MEHIEGAAVGRCAASPYLQPLTLHYRQNGTQKSWDFMKTHDSVTILMFNSSRRSLVLVKQFRPAVYAGEVERLFPGSLAAVDQDGPQELQVALPGSAGVTYELCAGLVDQPGLSLEEVACKEAWEECGYQLTPSDLRRVATYKPRPSS; from the exons ATGGAGCACATCGAGGGggcggccgtgggccgctgcgcAGCCTCGCCCTACCTGCAGCCGCTCACGCTGCACTACCGCCAG AATGGCACCCAGAAGTCATGGGACTTCATGAAGACCCACGACAG TGTGACCATTCTCATGTTCAACTCTTCTCGGAGGAGCCTGGTGTTGGTGAAACAGTTCCGACCAG CTGTGTATGCCGGTGAGGTGGAGCGCCTCTTCCCGGGGTCCCTGGCTGCCGTGGACCAGGACGGGCCCCAGGAGCTGCAGGTGGCACTGCCTGGCTCGGCAGGGGTGACGTACGAGCTGTGTGCCGGCCTCGTGGACCAACCTGGGCTCTCGCTGGAGGAAGTGGCCTGCAAGGAAGCTTGGGAGGAGTGCGGCTACCAGCTGACCCCCTCTGACCTGCGCCGGGTTGCTACGTACAA
- the NUDT14 gene encoding uridine diphosphate glucose pyrophosphatase NUDT14 isoform X4, with protein MEHIEGAAVGRCAASPYLQPLTLHYRQNGTQKSWDFMKTHDSVTILMFNSSRRSLVLVKQFRPAVYAGEVERLFPGSLAAVDQDGPQELQVALPGSAGVTYELCAGLVDQPGLSLEEVACKEAWEECGYQLTPSDLRRVATYNPR; from the exons ATGGAGCACATCGAGGGggcggccgtgggccgctgcgcAGCCTCGCCCTACCTGCAGCCGCTCACGCTGCACTACCGCCAG AATGGCACCCAGAAGTCATGGGACTTCATGAAGACCCACGACAG TGTGACCATTCTCATGTTCAACTCTTCTCGGAGGAGCCTGGTGTTGGTGAAACAGTTCCGACCAG CTGTGTATGCCGGTGAGGTGGAGCGCCTCTTCCCGGGGTCCCTGGCTGCCGTGGACCAGGACGGGCCCCAGGAGCTGCAGGTGGCACTGCCTGGCTCGGCAGGGGTGACGTACGAGCTGTGTGCCGGCCTCGTGGACCAACCTGGGCTCTCGCTGGAGGAAGTGGCCTGCAAGGAAGCTTGGGAGGAGTGCGGCTACCAGCTGACCCCCTCTGACCTGCGCCGGGTTGCTACGTACAA TCCTAGGTGA